Proteins encoded in a region of the Anoxybacillus amylolyticus genome:
- a CDS encoding DMT family transporter, producing METKNTKTYIFLFLTAAIWGGAFVAGKIATATLHPVSVAFFRFFGASLILFPLLYWKEPNLPTPTKKDWGVFALLGLTGVFLYNIFFFIATKYAPIVKSSLVIAVNAPLITLLSALFLKEKMNGKSILGMVMALFGAVYIITNGHPSVLIQIGIAPIDLVLVGACFSWSTYSVIGKVAMKKYSPLASTTYATGFGTLFLAPFALHYTSFTSIQASGWDVWLSVLYVAVIVSAISFVWWYNGIQKVGASTASIFINVMPISASIMGTIFFNEQLNLAHTIGAAFVFGGILLNIYSKQTRFSIQRH from the coding sequence GTGGAAACTAAAAATACGAAAACATATATCTTTTTGTTTTTAACCGCTGCCATTTGGGGTGGTGCCTTTGTCGCAGGAAAAATTGCAACGGCCACTTTACATCCTGTCTCCGTTGCGTTTTTTCGCTTTTTCGGTGCCAGCTTGATTTTATTTCCATTGCTGTATTGGAAAGAGCCGAACCTTCCGACCCCAACGAAAAAAGACTGGGGAGTGTTTGCGCTGCTTGGGTTGACAGGGGTATTTTTATACAACATTTTCTTTTTTATCGCTACTAAATATGCGCCGATTGTGAAAAGCTCGCTAGTCATTGCCGTCAACGCGCCGTTAATTACGCTATTGTCCGCACTATTTCTTAAGGAAAAAATGAACGGAAAAAGTATATTGGGCATGGTGATGGCTTTATTTGGGGCTGTCTATATCATTACAAATGGCCATCCGTCCGTGCTCATCCAAATCGGCATCGCTCCCATCGACCTTGTGCTAGTGGGCGCATGTTTCAGCTGGAGTACATATTCCGTGATCGGAAAAGTCGCGATGAAAAAATATAGCCCGCTTGCATCGACAACGTACGCAACAGGCTTCGGAACGCTTTTTCTAGCTCCGTTTGCGCTACATTACACTTCTTTTACGTCCATTCAGGCGAGTGGATGGGATGTTTGGCTGAGTGTGCTGTATGTAGCGGTCATCGTTTCGGCCATTAGCTTCGTTTGGTGGTACAATGGCATTCAAAAAGTAGGTGCTTCGACCGCCTCTATTTTCATTAACGTAATGCCCATTTCCGCCTCCATTATGGGTACGATCTTTTTTAACGAACAGTTGAATCTCGCTCATACCATTGGAGCGGCGTTTGTATTCGGCGGCATTTTACTTAATATTTACAGCAAACAAACACGATTTTCTATTCAACGGCATTAG
- a CDS encoding YrzI family small protein: MTIHLWFVTITIQRRQWTMEEIEHERLIRQIEEELTNRKCLLHQWF; this comes from the coding sequence ATGACGATCCATTTATGGTTTGTGACTATCACCATTCAACGGCGACAATGGACGATGGAGGAGATCGAACATGAACGGCTTATCCGGCAGATCGAAGAAGAATTGACAAACCGGAAATGCTTGTTGCACCAATGGTTTTAA